The following coding sequences lie in one Clostridia bacterium genomic window:
- a CDS encoding shikimate dehydrogenase — MKRYALIGRNIQYSYSPLVHQEIALSAGIHIEYSIMSIEPMAFIGAVDRLRSGYDGFNITKPYKTDILPYLSKNYSVTGAVNTVCVSSGDLIGYNTDGTGFLKSLEYHNIDISGEILILGAGGAARTLAYELDKLSKVYIYNRTITKAQAIIDELGLKNTHVADLDNLQPAVIINATTLGHNNEMSLPNGVKTERLQTVYDTIYNPACTPIMSWAKEKGIKAVNGLTMLFFQALDAQRIWNNVELSKAQIIQTLKNIEAKL; from the coding sequence TTGAAAAGATACGCACTGATTGGAAGAAATATTCAGTATTCTTATTCGCCTCTTGTGCATCAAGAGATCGCTCTGTCAGCTGGAATACATATTGAGTATTCTATTATGTCAATAGAACCTATGGCATTTATTGGTGCAGTTGACAGATTAAGAAGCGGTTATGACGGTTTTAATATAACCAAACCCTATAAAACTGATATTTTGCCTTATCTAAGCAAAAATTACAGTGTTACAGGCGCAGTCAATACCGTATGTGTAAGTTCTGGAGATTTAATAGGATATAATACAGATGGAACAGGTTTTTTGAAATCGTTAGAGTATCATAATATTGACATCAGTGGCGAAATATTGATTTTGGGTGCAGGCGGTGCTGCAAGAACGCTTGCTTATGAACTTGACAAACTTTCTAAGGTATATATCTATAATCGCACTATAACTAAAGCGCAAGCTATCATAGATGAGTTAGGTCTAAAAAACACGCATGTTGCTGACTTAGATAACCTACAGCCTGCTGTTATAATTAATGCCACCACATTAGGACATAATAACGAAATGAGTCTGCCTAATGGGGTAAAAACTGAAAGACTTCAAACAGTATATGACACTATATATAATCCCGCTTGTACGCCAATAATGTCTTGGGCAAAAGAAAAGGGGATAAAAGCAGTTAACGGACTTACAATGCTGTTTTTTCAGGCGTTGGATGCCCAAAGAATATGGAACAATGTAGAATTGTCAAAAGCACAAATCATTCAAACTCTTAAAAACATAGAGGCTAAGTTATGA
- a CDS encoding Nif3-like dinuclear metal center hexameric protein produces the protein MLIKDIIQYLNIIAPPEQKEDWDNIGLIVGNS, from the coding sequence ATGCTAATAAAAGATATTATACAATATCTTAACATCATTGCTCCGCCCGAACAAAAAGAAGATTGGGACAATATCGGACTGATTGTGGGGAACTCGCA
- a CDS encoding type II 3-dehydroquinate dehydratase has product MKILVINGPNLNMLGKREPQIYGYKTLDDINQEIKQAAPADVILEFFQSNHEGAIIDKIHSTNADAIIINAGAYSHYSYAIYDALKCVSIPKYEVHMSDIYKREEAFRHISVLTPACEKIFYGKGVNSYIEAVLAAYERGQQKC; this is encoded by the coding sequence ATGAAAATCCTTGTTATCAACGGCCCTAATCTTAATATGCTGGGCAAAAGAGAACCGCAAATTTATGGATACAAGACGCTAGACGACATTAATCAGGAAATAAAACAAGCAGCTCCTGCTGACGTAATTTTGGAGTTTTTTCAATCCAACCACGAAGGGGCAATAATCGATAAAATACATAGCACAAATGCCGACGCCATAATAATCAATGCGGGAGCATATTCGCATTACAGTTATGCTATTTATGATGCGTTAAAATGTGTAAGCATTCCAAAATACGAAGTGCATATGTCGGATATATATAAAAGAGAAGAAGCGTTTAGACATATTTCGGTCCTGACGCCGGCATGTGAAAAGATATTTTATGGCAAAGGTGTTAACAGCTATATAGAAGCAGTTTTAGCTGCTTATGAAAGAGGTCAACAAAAATGCTAA